The Kitasatospora paranensis genome has a window encoding:
- a CDS encoding TetR family transcriptional regulator: MAPSTAAGVHLSPRQAERRLAILRAATSLAARGGYEAVQMREVAEGAQVALGTLYRYFPSKVHLLVAVMEAQLRRLREEVRRRPPAGDGPAERVAAALAQAFHALQGEPRLAEAMVRALSFADRSVGREVDAVASLTSEIVLEAAGLAEPPTAEQQAALRVIGHTWHASLLAWLSGRSSLAEVRADLRTAARLLTPPD; encoded by the coding sequence TTGGCACCGAGTACCGCAGCAGGGGTTCACCTCTCCCCGCGCCAGGCCGAGCGCCGGCTGGCGATCCTGCGCGCCGCCACCTCGCTGGCCGCCCGGGGCGGCTACGAGGCCGTCCAGATGCGCGAGGTCGCCGAAGGTGCGCAGGTCGCACTGGGCACGCTGTACCGCTACTTCCCGTCCAAGGTGCACCTGCTGGTGGCGGTGATGGAGGCCCAGCTGCGGCGGCTGCGCGAGGAGGTGCGGCGTCGCCCGCCGGCCGGCGACGGGCCCGCGGAGCGGGTCGCCGCAGCGCTGGCGCAGGCCTTCCACGCCCTGCAGGGCGAGCCGCGGCTGGCCGAGGCGATGGTGCGGGCGCTGTCCTTCGCGGACCGCTCGGTGGGCCGCGAGGTGGACGCCGTCGCGTCGCTGACCTCGGAGATCGTGCTGGAGGCGGCGGGCCTGGCGGAGCCGCCGACGGCCGAGCAGCAGGCCGCGCTGCGGGTGATCGGCCACACCTGGCACGCCAGCCTGCTGGCCTGGCTGTCCGGCCGCAGCTCGCTCGCCGAGGTGCGGGCCGACCTGCGGACGGCGGCCCGGCTGCTGACCCCGCCCGACTGA
- a CDS encoding SCO2322 family protein codes for MTSALRRTAAAAAVAVLATLLAAAPAQASAYRYWSFWSWSGGTWAYQQQGPALYVPPDGSVDGWRFALSPDGGRDAARPGSAGDFAALCAATPARAGHKRVAVVLDFGTAADAPAGAGALPAARSACASVPAAATSAEVLATLAPPLRYDTNGILCAIAGYPRAGCGEAVADAAPDHGGSGTLGGTLGSVLGGVLVLTLGAGAYLRSRRRH; via the coding sequence GTGACCTCCGCGCTGCGCAGGACGGCGGCGGCCGCGGCCGTCGCCGTCCTGGCCACCCTGCTCGCCGCCGCCCCAGCCCAGGCCTCCGCCTACCGGTACTGGTCGTTCTGGTCGTGGTCCGGCGGCACCTGGGCCTACCAGCAGCAGGGCCCCGCCCTGTACGTGCCGCCGGACGGCTCGGTGGACGGCTGGCGGTTCGCGCTGAGCCCCGACGGCGGCCGCGACGCGGCCCGGCCCGGCAGCGCCGGCGACTTCGCCGCGCTCTGCGCCGCCACCCCGGCCCGGGCCGGCCACAAGCGGGTCGCGGTGGTGCTGGACTTCGGGACGGCCGCCGACGCACCGGCCGGCGCCGGGGCCCTGCCGGCCGCCCGCAGCGCCTGCGCGTCCGTGCCCGCAGCCGCCACCTCGGCCGAGGTGCTGGCGACACTCGCCCCGCCGCTGCGGTACGACACCAACGGCATCCTGTGCGCCATCGCCGGGTACCCGCGGGCGGGCTGCGGCGAGGCCGTCGCCGACGCGGCCCCCGACCACGGCGGCTCCGGCACCCTCGGCGGCACGCTCGGGTCGGTGCTCGGCGGTGTGCTCGTCCTGACCCTCGGCGCCGGCGCCTACCTGCGCTCCCGGCGCCGGCACTGA
- a CDS encoding ABC transporter ATP-binding protein, whose protein sequence is MITFEQVSVQYADTASPAIAGLDLTVPEGELCLLVGPSGSGKSTLLGTVNGLVPHFTGGTLHGRVTVDGRDTRTHRPRDLADLVGTVGQDPLAHFVTDTVEDELAYGMESLGLAPDVMRRRVEETLDLLGLADLRDRALTSLSGGQQQRVAIGSVLTVHPRVLVLDEPTSALDPGAAEEVLAVLQRLVHDLGTTVLLAEHRLERVVQYADRVLLLPGAGGPPVLGDPAEVMAHSPVHPPVVALGRAAGWSPLPLSVRDARRRAAPLRERLAGRTPPSPAAAPGEVLAEAARLVVRRGPTAALRGADLDLRAGRITALMGRNGAGKSTLMGSLVGLHAPAGGTVRVGGLVPHKARPQELIRRIGLVPQDPRDLLCTESVGAECASADRDAGAPAGTCRALVTGLLPSLDDDRHPRDLSEGQRLILALAVVLTAKPPVILLDEPTRGLDYAAKARLVTVLRELAAAGHAVLLATHDVELAAELAHRTVVLAEGEVVAEGPTAEVVTASPVFAPQVAKVLAPGPWLTVGQVRAELDGPA, encoded by the coding sequence GTGATCACCTTCGAGCAGGTGTCCGTCCAGTACGCCGACACCGCCTCCCCCGCGATCGCCGGCCTCGACCTGACCGTGCCCGAGGGCGAACTCTGCCTGCTGGTCGGCCCGTCCGGCTCCGGCAAGTCGACCCTGCTGGGCACCGTCAACGGGCTGGTCCCGCACTTCACCGGCGGCACCCTGCACGGGCGGGTCACCGTCGACGGCCGGGACACCCGCACCCACCGGCCGCGCGACCTCGCCGACCTGGTCGGCACGGTCGGGCAGGACCCGCTCGCCCACTTCGTCACCGACACCGTCGAGGACGAACTCGCCTACGGCATGGAGTCGCTCGGCCTGGCACCGGACGTGATGCGCCGCCGGGTCGAGGAGACCCTCGACCTGCTGGGCCTCGCCGACCTGCGCGACCGCGCCCTCACCTCGCTCTCCGGCGGCCAGCAGCAGCGCGTCGCGATCGGCTCGGTGCTCACCGTCCACCCGCGGGTGCTGGTGCTGGACGAGCCGACCTCCGCGCTCGACCCCGGCGCGGCCGAGGAGGTCCTCGCCGTGCTGCAGCGCCTCGTCCACGACCTCGGCACCACCGTGCTGCTCGCCGAGCACCGGCTGGAACGCGTCGTCCAGTACGCCGACCGGGTGCTGCTGCTGCCCGGCGCGGGCGGGCCCCCGGTGCTCGGCGACCCGGCCGAGGTCATGGCGCACTCCCCCGTCCACCCGCCGGTGGTGGCGCTCGGGCGGGCGGCCGGCTGGTCGCCGCTGCCGCTCTCCGTCCGGGACGCCCGCCGCCGGGCCGCCCCACTGCGCGAACGGCTGGCCGGCCGCACCCCGCCCTCCCCCGCCGCCGCACCCGGCGAGGTGCTCGCCGAGGCCGCCCGGCTGGTCGTCCGGCGCGGTCCGACGGCCGCGCTGCGCGGCGCCGACCTGGACCTGCGGGCCGGCCGGATCACGGCGCTGATGGGCCGCAACGGCGCCGGCAAGTCGACGCTGATGGGCAGCCTGGTCGGGCTGCACGCGCCGGCCGGCGGCACCGTCCGGGTCGGCGGGCTCGTCCCGCACAAGGCCCGCCCGCAGGAGCTGATCCGGCGGATCGGACTCGTCCCGCAGGACCCGCGCGACCTGCTCTGCACCGAGAGCGTCGGCGCCGAGTGCGCGTCCGCGGACCGCGACGCCGGCGCGCCGGCCGGCACCTGCCGCGCCCTGGTCACCGGCCTGCTGCCCAGCCTCGACGACGACCGCCACCCGCGGGACCTCTCCGAGGGCCAGCGCCTCATCCTGGCCCTCGCCGTGGTGCTCACCGCGAAGCCGCCGGTCATCCTGCTCGACGAGCCGACCCGGGGCCTCGACTACGCCGCCAAGGCCCGCCTGGTGACGGTGCTGCGGGAGCTGGCGGCGGCCGGGCACGCCGTCCTGCTCGCCACCCACGACGTCGAGCTCGCCGCCGAACTCGCCCACCGCACCGTGGTGCTGGCCGAGGGCGAGGTGGTCGCCGAGGGCCCGACCGCCGAGGTGGTGACGGCCTCCCCGGTCTTCGCTCCGCAGGTCGCGAAGGTGCTGGCCCCGGGACCCTGGCTGACCGTCGGCCAGGTCCGCGCCGAGCTGGACGGACCGGCGTGA
- a CDS encoding antibiotic biosynthesis monooxygenase family protein, protein MSVVKINVLSVPAEMRETLEKRFAARAGAVENSDGFEWFELLRPVEGTEQYLVYTRWASEEAFQAWMAGPMQQAHRQGPPAAEGEAPKRPAASDSTLWSFEVVQSAGPKA, encoded by the coding sequence ATGTCTGTCGTGAAGATCAATGTGCTGAGTGTGCCCGCTGAGATGCGCGAGACCCTGGAGAAGCGGTTCGCCGCCCGGGCCGGCGCCGTGGAGAACTCGGACGGCTTCGAGTGGTTCGAGCTGCTCCGCCCGGTCGAGGGCACCGAGCAGTACCTGGTGTACACCCGGTGGGCCTCCGAGGAGGCCTTCCAGGCGTGGATGGCCGGCCCGATGCAGCAGGCGCACCGCCAGGGTCCGCCGGCGGCCGAGGGCGAGGCGCCCAAGCGGCCGGCCGCGAGCGACTCGACGCTCTGGTCCTTCGAGGTCGTGCAGTCCGCGGGGCCGAAGGCCTGA
- a CDS encoding NADPH-dependent FMN reductase: MTVYKVGYFVGSLSSKSINRVLSRALIRVAPPGLEFQEIPIRDLPLYNHDFDADYPPEGRALKEAIAGVDAVLFVTPEYNRDIPGSLKNAIDWASRPWGTNSFTHKPSAVIGASPGKIGTAVAQQNLRSILSFCNSPQMNAPEAYIQFTPGLFGDDGEVTEPTVQQFLADFMADFHTFVERVLTVLPQGR; encoded by the coding sequence ATGACCGTGTACAAGGTCGGATACTTCGTCGGCAGCCTGTCCTCGAAGTCGATCAACCGGGTGCTCTCCAGGGCACTGATCCGGGTGGCCCCGCCGGGCCTGGAGTTCCAGGAGATCCCGATCCGCGACCTGCCGCTGTACAACCACGACTTCGACGCGGACTACCCGCCGGAGGGGCGGGCCCTCAAGGAGGCGATCGCCGGGGTGGACGCGGTGCTCTTCGTCACCCCCGAGTACAACCGGGACATCCCCGGCAGCCTGAAGAACGCCATCGACTGGGCGAGCCGCCCGTGGGGCACCAACTCGTTCACCCACAAGCCGTCCGCGGTGATCGGCGCCTCGCCCGGCAAGATCGGGACGGCCGTCGCCCAGCAGAACCTCCGCTCCATCCTGAGCTTCTGCAACTCGCCGCAGATGAACGCGCCGGAGGCCTACATCCAGTTCACCCCGGGGCTGTTCGGTGACGACGGCGAGGTGACCGAACCGACCGTCCAGCAGTTCCTGGCCGACTTCATGGCGGACTTCCACACCTTTGTCGAGCGGGTGCTCACCGTGCTGCCGCAGGGACGGTGA
- a CDS encoding GNAT family N-acetyltransferase, giving the protein MTDIMPLSDRSSWLPDHLRRLTAAYRANGLTEAAATAMVERGRERAEDWQAAEIVADGRRVGLVAAGVVTENGTTTGRIGILRLDPAAGGTDRDRLAARDWAEGWCAERGARQVFVALTEPDTLFDDYGVRGQNRVKPVGIAPTPAEGLTGRPMTAAEYPVWRAAQEAEYTADIIRAGALDPDQARAKSAQDFARLLPDGLASTGHAILVLENGGRTVGTGWLLHGFLPGVTFGYSLEVHPEHRGNGHGRGAMTVGELATAAAGDQALMLNVFGGNEVAMNLYTSTGYRVLEEHRSRELTG; this is encoded by the coding sequence ATGACCGACATCATGCCGCTCTCCGACCGCTCCTCCTGGCTGCCCGACCACCTGCGGCGGCTGACCGCGGCGTACCGGGCGAACGGCCTCACCGAGGCCGCCGCGACGGCCATGGTCGAGCGGGGCCGCGAGCGCGCCGAGGACTGGCAGGCCGCCGAGATCGTCGCGGACGGGCGGCGGGTGGGCCTGGTGGCCGCCGGGGTCGTGACCGAGAACGGCACCACGACCGGGCGGATCGGCATCCTGCGGCTGGACCCGGCCGCGGGCGGCACCGACCGGGACAGGCTGGCCGCCCGGGACTGGGCGGAGGGGTGGTGCGCCGAGCGGGGCGCCCGGCAGGTGTTCGTCGCCCTCACCGAGCCGGACACGCTGTTCGACGACTACGGCGTCCGCGGACAGAACCGGGTCAAGCCGGTCGGCATCGCACCGACCCCGGCGGAGGGGCTGACCGGCCGTCCGATGACCGCGGCCGAGTACCCGGTCTGGCGGGCCGCCCAGGAGGCCGAGTACACCGCCGACATCATCCGCGCCGGTGCGCTCGACCCCGATCAGGCCCGCGCCAAGTCCGCGCAGGACTTCGCCCGGCTGCTCCCCGACGGGCTGGCCAGCACCGGGCACGCGATCCTCGTCCTGGAGAACGGCGGCCGGACGGTCGGCACCGGCTGGCTCCTGCACGGCTTCCTGCCGGGCGTCACCTTCGGCTACTCGCTGGAGGTCCACCCCGAGCACCGCGGCAACGGCCACGGCCGCGGCGCGATGACCGTCGGCGAACTCGCCACCGCCGCCGCCGGCGACCAGGCGCTGATGCTCAACGTCTTCGGCGGCAACGAGGTCGCCATGAACCTCTACACCAGCACCGGCTACCGCGTCCTGGAGGAGCACCGCTCCCGCGAACTGACCGGCTGA